A stretch of the Xiphias gladius isolate SHS-SW01 ecotype Sanya breed wild chromosome 21, ASM1685928v1, whole genome shotgun sequence genome encodes the following:
- the gdf5 gene encoding growth/differentiation factor 5, whose protein sequence is MKVVKRLCLLLSCWTLIYLHPVLGSLSRARLTEQHHHHHHHHHRRLGEAAEREAGGGDAEPARGGTGGGIGGSTPAADRQPGKASPVSAERITRIRAGPPLISGETTVVKSTVASLTPASSPASRAQLQLQHRDRALGLGRKEAVRSWLPGGDAHIKAHAPAAFSAHAALRGVRTAAAGGGGGGGSPGRNLGAARAAAPVRGGPPHRASSVQQQQQNAAPVAQRGASYRALKPSDREAHHKQPLVIPHDYMLSLYWSLSTGDLNSSALHEAGLANTITSFVDKGQDERGPQLRRQRYHFNVSSLERDGLLGAELRILRKRASDPRKASMGSTVADGGRGGEGGGGGSSPCLKLYTCASGKQKTVLLQTKTIEDLASGFGSKWEVFDIWKLFKGFKNQQHHHSQQLCFELEALEHRGGRPMDLRALGFARPGRTNKEKAFFLAFGKSKKRDLFYNEIKARSGHDNKTVYEYLFTQRRMRRAPAARGAKKALQQPQSLPQLQAVKTRPRCNRKHLHVNFKEMGWDDWIIAPLEYNAYHCDGACDFPIRSHLEPTNHAIIQTLINSMDPESAPPTCCVPTRLTPISILYIDSSNNVVYKQYEDMVVEACGCR, encoded by the exons ATGAAAGTTGTGAAGCGTCTTTGTCTTCTGCTGAGCTGCTGGACTCTCATTTACCTGCACCCCGTCCTCGGTTCACTCAGCCGGGCCAGACTGACCgagcagcaccaccaccaccaccaccaccaccaccgccggCTCGGAGAGGCAGCGGAGCGAGAGGCGGGCGGCGGGGACGCAGAGCCAGCCCGCGGAGGAACCGGCGGAGGCATCGGCGGCTCCACACCggcggcagacagacagccgGGGAAAGCCTCGCCGGTGAGTGCGGAGCGGATTACGCGTATCCGTGCGGGTCCGCCGTTAATCAGCGGCGAAACGACCGTGGTCAAAAGCACAGTCGCTTCGCTGACACCTGCGTCCTCGCCGGCGAGCCGCGcgcagctgcagctgcagcaccgGGACAGAGCGCTCGGCCTGGGGCGCAAGGAGGCTGTGCGCTCCTGGCTGCCCGGCGGGGACGCTCACATCAAAGCGCACGCTCCCGCGGCTTTTAGCGCACATGCAGCTCTGAGAGGAGTCAGGACCGCGGCtgctgggggaggaggaggcggtgGCTCGCCGGGAAGAAATTTGGGTGCAGCGAGAGCAGCTGCTCCAGTGCGCGGCGGGCCTCCCCACAGAGCCAGCTccgtgcagcagcagcagcagaacgCGGCTCCGGTGGCGCAGCGGGGAGCCAGCTACAGGGCCCTGAAGCCGAGCGACCGGGAGGCGCATCACAAGCAGCCGCTGGTGATTCCTCACGACTACATGCTGTCGCTGTACTGGTCTCTGTCCACCGGGGACCTGAACAGCAGCGCTCTGCACGAAGCGGGTCTGGCCAACACCATCACCAGCTTCGTGGATAAAGGTCAAG ATGAGCGCGGGCCCCAGCTGAGACGACAGAGGTATCACTTCAACGTCAGTTCTCTAGAACGAGACGGGCTCCTGGGGGCCGAGCTACGCATCCTGAGGAAGCGTGCGTCTGATCCCCGCAAAGCCTCGATGGGATCCACAGTCGCTGacggaggcagaggaggagaagggggtgGGGGAGGCTCGTCCCCGTGCCTGAAGCTGTACACCTGCGCCTCAGGTAAACAAAAGACTGTTCTGCTCCAGACGAAGACAATCGAGGATCTGGCCAGCGGGTTCGGCAGCAAATGGGAAGTGTTTGACATATGGAAACTCTTCAAGGGTTTCAAAaaccagcagcaccaccactCCCAGCAGCTGTGCTTTGAACTGGAGGCCCTGGAGCACAGAGGCGGTCGGCCCATGGACCTGCGCGCTCTGGGGTTCGCCCGGCCCGGCAGGACCAACAAGGAAAAGGCCTTCTTCTTGGCGTTTGGCAAAAGCAAGAAGCGCGACCTTTTCTACAACGAGATCAAAGCGCGGTCAGGCCATGACAACAAAACCGTCTACGAATACCTCTTCACCCAGAGACGAATGCGCCGCGCTCCTGCCGCAAGGGGGGCTAAAAAAGCTCTGCAGCAGCCGCAGTCCCTCCCCCAACTCCAGGCAGTGAAGACGAGGCCACGCTGCAATCGAAAACACCTCCACGTGAACTTCAAGGAGATGGGCTGGGACGACTGGATCATTGCGCCGCTGGAGTACAATGCGTATCACTGCGACGGCGCCTGCGACTTCCCCATCCGCTCGCACCTCGAGCCGACCAACCACGCCATCATACAGACACTGATCAACTCCATGGACCCGGAGTCGGCGCCGCCCACCTGCTGCGTCCCAACGAGACTCACCCCAATCAGTATACTCTACATCGACTCGTCCAATAATGTCGTCTACAAGCAGTATGAAGACATGGTGGTGGAGGCGTGTGGTTGCAGGTAG